A genome region from Nicotiana tabacum cultivar K326 chromosome 13, ASM71507v2, whole genome shotgun sequence includes the following:
- the LOC107772810 gene encoding uncharacterized protein LOC107772810, which translates to MAGIAIVLDLLRKNPSFTGQTLNSYGAFSAKVAASAAAASSVAATYPFAARAFFGNGAAGVSFCDAGTGFSEDYISSIPSESIINFQYESLKHSTKQYNIELKPLFSAFMWRNLALTSLRSFLLFYLPLLEPRANMEDEDDEDFLQDTEEDRRVDLVTPFKKSVKQIGRETAVVTTRRVLERLAVHYVSQRVAWKLLKDVPKSAARKAQRGMPSVTYFCSVTRTTCRGHFLGVLASWFVQVGIDIWRFFKSKQDDDMLEGSEKVQILGRKIYIASVRCGASLVFASIGAGIGAMMFRPTTGQWIGCAIGDVAGPVIVAFCFDKVLHIEL; encoded by the exons ATGGCGGGAATAGCAATAGTATTGGATCTACTGAGGAAAAATCCAAGCTTTACTGGTCAAACTCTTAATTCTTATGGCGCTTTCTCAGCCAAAGTTGCTGCCTCagctgctgctgcttcttctGTTGCTGCCACTTACCCTTTTGCTGCTAGGGCTTTTTTTGG TAATGGTGCAGCAGGAGTTTCATTTTGCGATGCTGGCACGGGATTTTCTGAAGATTATATTTCTAGTATACCGAGTGAATCAATAATTAACTTTCAGTATGAGTCGTTGAAGCACAGTACCAAACAATACAACATTGAGTTAAAACCTTTATTCTCAGCATTTATGTGGAGGAATCTTGCACTGACTTCCTTGAGATCTTTCCTACTATTTTATTTACCTCTTCTGGAGCCCCGTGCTAACATGGAGGATGAGGATGATGAGGATTTCCTACAGGATACTGAGGAAGATCGCCGAGTCGATTTGGTGACTCCATTCAAGAAATCAGTGAAACAGATTGGTCGTGAG ACTGCTGTTGTAACTACGAGACGTGTCCTGGAAAGATTAGCTGTCCACTATGTTTCACAGCGCGTGGCATGGAAGCTTCTAAAAG ATGTTCCCAAGTCAGCTGCACGCAAGGCTCAAAGGGGAATGCCAAGTGTGACCTATTTTTGCAGTGTCACAAGAACAACTTGCAGAG GTCATTTTCTGGGAGTTTTGGCGTCATGGTTTGTGCAAGTTGGCATTGATATCTGGCGATTTTTCAAATCTAAACAAGATGATGACATGCTTGAGGGATCAGAAAAAGTTCAGATTCTAGGAAGGAAGATTTACATTGCTAGTGTCAGATGTGGTGCATCTCTTGTTTTCGCTTCTATAGGGGCAGGGATAGGAGCAATGATGTTTCGCCCTACAACTGGCCAGTGGATTG GATGCGCAATTGGGGATGTGGCTGGCCCGGTCATAGTAGCTTTTTGCTTTGACAAAGTTCTTCACATAGAACTGTGA